The following coding sequences are from one Clostridioides difficile ATCC 9689 = DSM 1296 window:
- a CDS encoding membrane protein, translating into MEAITAFCLVLVSLTIGDIVSAKTKAFVPSVFVSAIIFIVGFWTFFPENIVDLAALGTPLAQLGMLLLITHMGTMMSIKELAGQWKTIVIALAGIVGICVGALALGTVVFGWDTAVIATPPLTGGLVASIMMADAATAKGLASLSVLAILMYVAQGFAGYPITALMLKKEGKRLLSDFRSGKVTVNTDEEKVKDLPEQKSRFKIIPDLPEKYDTTYMIILRLGFVAWLAVQFTNLTNEVVSRYVICLIFGVIASELGIVDRKPLNKSGSFGWLMTSLMAFIFAGLAKATPAMLVEMAVPLVGIIIFGVIGMGIFSIIVGKLLGESKEMAFSVSLTSLYGFPPNYILTEEAVKALAETPEEKEFLMDKMLPKMLVGGFTTVTIASVVIAGIFVNLI; encoded by the coding sequence ATGGAGGCAATAACAGCTTTTTGTCTAGTTTTAGTATCACTGACGATAGGAGATATAGTTTCAGCAAAAACTAAAGCTTTTGTTCCGTCGGTTTTTGTATCAGCAATTATATTTATAGTAGGATTTTGGACTTTTTTCCCAGAAAATATTGTGGACTTAGCCGCTTTAGGAACACCATTAGCTCAATTAGGTATGCTTTTGTTAATAACTCATATGGGAACTATGATGAGTATTAAGGAATTAGCAGGTCAATGGAAAACAATAGTAATAGCCTTGGCAGGAATAGTAGGAATATGTGTAGGTGCTTTGGCATTAGGGACAGTAGTATTTGGATGGGATACAGCAGTAATAGCTACACCTCCTCTTACTGGAGGGCTAGTTGCATCTATAATGATGGCAGATGCTGCTACAGCAAAAGGTCTTGCAAGTTTATCAGTACTTGCAATTTTGATGTATGTTGCACAAGGATTTGCGGGTTATCCTATTACAGCATTAATGCTTAAAAAAGAAGGAAAAAGACTTTTATCAGACTTTAGAAGTGGAAAAGTAACTGTAAATACAGATGAAGAAAAAGTTAAGGATTTACCTGAACAAAAAAGCAGATTTAAGATAATACCAGACTTACCAGAAAAATATGATACGACATATATGATAATACTTAGATTAGGATTTGTAGCATGGTTAGCAGTACAATTTACAAATCTTACAAATGAAGTTGTATCAAGATATGTTATATGTTTAATATTTGGTGTAATAGCATCAGAACTTGGAATAGTTGATAGAAAACCACTTAATAAATCTGGTTCATTTGGATGGTTAATGACATCATTGATGGCTTTTATATTTGCAGGGTTAGCAAAAGCTACACCAGCAATGCTTGTTGAAATGGCAGTTCCTCTTGTAGGAATCATAATATTTGGTGTAATAGGTATGGGAATATTCTCTATTATAGTAGGTAAGCTTTTAGGTGAAAGTAAAGAAATGGCTTTTTCAGTTTCGCTTACATCACTTTATGGTTTTCCACCAAACTATATATTAACTGAAGAGGCAGTAAAGGCTTTGGCTGAAACACCAGAAGAAAAAGAATTTTTAATGGATAAGATGCTTCCAAAGATGCTTGTTGGAGGATTTACTACAGTTACAATAGCTTCTGTAGTAATAGCAGGTATCTTTGTAAATCTAATATAG
- a CDS encoding M20 family metallopeptidase, whose amino-acid sequence MDIKEITKSYKDYVIKLRREFHENPEKSMEEVRTSKRVKEELDKIGIPYVSAGGTGVIATIKGANPGKTVALRGDMDALQVVECTDVEYKSKNEGLMHACGHDGHTSMLLGAAKVLNDIKDSINGTVKLFFQPGEEVGKGARAMIQDGAMEGVDSVFGIHLWTDVESGTISVEEGPRMASADFFKITVKGRGGHGSLPHQGVDAVLASSAIVMNLQSMVSREVSPLEPLVVSVGVLNSGTRFNVIASEAILEGTIRLFNPELRKQIPGILERIAKSTAEAYRADAELEYGYLTPAVINDKECSKIATDAAIKLFGEDCITLFEKVTGAEDLAEFMNIAPGALAFVGARNESKGACYPHHHGCFNIDEDVLEIGTALYVQYAVDFLNK is encoded by the coding sequence ATGGATATTAAAGAAATAACGAAGAGTTATAAAGACTATGTAATTAAGCTTAGAAGGGAATTTCATGAAAATCCTGAGAAAAGTATGGAAGAAGTTAGAACATCAAAGAGAGTTAAAGAAGAACTTGATAAAATAGGGATACCATATGTATCAGCTGGAGGTACAGGTGTAATTGCAACTATAAAAGGAGCTAATCCAGGAAAGACTGTAGCACTTAGGGGTGATATGGATGCTCTACAAGTTGTTGAATGCACTGATGTAGAATACAAATCTAAAAATGAAGGACTTATGCATGCTTGTGGTCATGATGGTCACACATCAATGCTTCTAGGGGCAGCAAAAGTGTTAAATGATATTAAGGATAGTATCAATGGAACTGTAAAATTATTTTTCCAGCCAGGAGAAGAAGTTGGTAAAGGTGCAAGAGCTATGATTCAAGATGGTGCTATGGAAGGTGTAGATAGTGTGTTTGGAATACATCTTTGGACTGATGTAGAATCTGGGACCATATCGGTAGAAGAAGGACCAAGAATGGCTTCTGCTGATTTCTTTAAAATTACTGTAAAAGGTAGAGGTGGTCATGGTTCACTTCCTCATCAAGGTGTTGATGCAGTGCTTGCAAGTTCAGCAATAGTTATGAATCTACAATCTATGGTTAGTAGAGAAGTAAGTCCTCTGGAACCATTAGTTGTGAGTGTTGGAGTTTTAAATTCTGGAACTAGATTTAATGTAATTGCGAGTGAAGCTATCTTAGAAGGTACAATAAGGCTATTTAATCCAGAGCTTAGAAAGCAAATTCCTGGAATTTTAGAACGTATAGCAAAATCTACAGCAGAAGCATATAGAGCAGATGCTGAATTAGAGTATGGGTACTTAACACCAGCAGTTATAAATGACAAAGAATGTTCAAAGATAGCTACAGATGCAGCAATTAAGCTATTTGGAGAAGACTGTATAACACTATTTGAAAAAGTAACAGGAGCAGAAGATTTAGCTGAGTTTATGAATATAGCACCTGGTGCACTAGCATTTGTAGGAGCTAGAAATGAGTCAAAAGGTGCTTGTTATCCTCATCATCATGGATGCTTTAATATAGATGAAGATGTTCTAGAAATTGGAACTGCTTTATACGTGCAATATGCAGTGGATTTCTTAAATAAATAA
- the zupT gene encoding zinc transporter ZupT — MNNVIFAFLITLLAGLSTGIGSCIAFFAKKTNTKFLSISLGFSAGVMIYVSMIEIFPKAQDALTKSMGEKLGSWSTVIAFFIGMAIIAVIDKLIPQEENPHEIKKMENIEEKNIKKNKSLLRTGIFTAMAIAIHNFPEGLATFISALDDVTIAIPIAIAIAIHNIPEGISVSVPVYYATGDKKKAFYYSFLSGMSEPLGAIIGYVLLRNFLNDITLGIVFAIVGGIMVFISLDELLPSAREYGEHHLSIYGLIAGMGVMAISLLLFK; from the coding sequence TTGAATAATGTAATATTTGCATTTTTGATAACATTATTGGCTGGTTTATCTACTGGTATAGGAAGTTGTATAGCATTTTTTGCTAAAAAAACAAATACTAAGTTTCTTTCTATAAGTTTAGGATTTTCTGCTGGTGTTATGATTTATGTTTCTATGATAGAAATTTTTCCTAAAGCACAAGATGCTTTGACAAAATCTATGGGAGAGAAATTAGGAAGTTGGTCAACTGTAATAGCTTTTTTTATAGGTATGGCTATCATTGCTGTTATTGATAAGCTAATTCCACAAGAAGAAAATCCACATGAAATAAAGAAAATGGAGAATATAGAAGAAAAGAATATCAAAAAAAATAAGTCTCTTTTGAGAACAGGTATATTTACAGCAATGGCTATAGCAATTCACAATTTTCCTGAAGGATTAGCTACATTTATATCAGCTCTTGATGATGTTACAATAGCTATTCCGATAGCAATTGCAATTGCAATACACAATATACCAGAAGGTATATCTGTATCTGTACCAGTTTATTATGCCACAGGAGATAAAAAGAAAGCTTTTTATTATTCCTTTTTATCTGGTATGTCTGAGCCTTTAGGAGCGATTATTGGATATGTACTTCTTAGAAATTTTTTAAATGATATAACTCTTGGAATTGTATTTGCAATTGTAGGAGGAATTATGGTATTCATATCACTAGATGAATTATTGCCATCAGCTAGAGAGTACGGGGAACATCATTTATCTATTTATGGATTGATTGCAGGAATGGGTGTTATGGCTATTAGTTTATTACTATTTAAATAG
- a CDS encoding DUF2812 domain-containing protein has protein sequence MEKKIKFKFDWYSSPDKIEKWLEDIEAKGYNLYKINKFGGIFYFHKGSPRKIKYTVDYYYDVENNYFDEHKSNGWNLVFRSIGSFMGTSAWYIWSKEYKDIPPKLYSDSDKTNKVKSILFMNMFIFFMLVVIFIYLLNIEIRNLYSGYGASVTAIVLQIILLILYAVQLYRRLMYYLRLKKFK, from the coding sequence ATGGAAAAGAAAATAAAATTCAAATTTGACTGGTATAGTTCACCTGATAAGATAGAGAAATGGTTAGAAGATATTGAAGCTAAAGGATATAATTTATATAAGATAAATAAATTTGGAGGAATATTTTATTTTCATAAGGGAAGTCCAAGAAAAATAAAATACACTGTTGATTACTACTATGATGTAGAGAATAATTATTTTGATGAACATAAATCAAATGGCTGGAATCTTGTATTTAGGAGTATTGGTAGTTTTATGGGTACATCTGCATGGTATATATGGTCGAAAGAATACAAAGACATACCTCCTAAATTATATAGTGATTCTGATAAAACAAATAAAGTAAAGTCAATTTTATTTATGAATATGTTTATATTCTTTATGTTAGTAGTAATATTTATATATTTATTGAATATTGAAATAAGAAATTTATATAGTGGTTATGGAGCATCTGTAACTGCTATTGTACTACAGATTATATTGTTGATTTTATATGCAGTACAATTATATAGGAGATTAATGTATTATTTAAGGCTTAAAAAGTTTAAATAA
- the rgbR gene encoding two-component system response regulator RgbR, with translation MIKIAVCEDEKETQLLIEDYLENILKDISIEYEIQKYISGEELLESNLKDIDILLLDIKMEKLNGMDTARKIREVDNEMEIIFVTSLIDYVQEGYEVRAYRYLLKPIELEELKKHVLTCIKDIEINKESHITIKNKSNTYKIYLNEIKYIEVQKKDMLIHTINKNFDIKYSLGKIEKELNPYKFIRCHKSFIVNLRYVESIKPNTAILESGEEVPISRYRYKEVKEKFLKFLGDTIC, from the coding sequence ATGATTAAGATAGCAGTTTGTGAAGATGAAAAAGAAACACAACTTTTAATAGAAGATTACCTTGAGAATATATTAAAAGATATAAGTATAGAATATGAGATACAAAAGTATATATCTGGAGAAGAGTTACTGGAAAGTAATTTAAAAGATATAGATATATTACTTCTTGATATAAAAATGGAAAAACTAAATGGAATGGATACTGCAAGAAAGATTAGAGAAGTAGACAATGAAATGGAAATAATATTTGTAACTTCATTAATAGATTATGTGCAAGAAGGTTATGAGGTAAGAGCTTATAGGTATTTACTAAAGCCAATAGAGTTGGAAGAACTAAAAAAACATGTGCTAACTTGTATCAAAGATATTGAAATAAATAAGGAAAGTCATATTACAATAAAAAATAAGTCTAATACATATAAGATTTATTTAAATGAAATAAAATATATAGAAGTTCAAAAAAAAGATATGCTAATACACACAATAAACAAGAATTTTGATATAAAATATAGTTTAGGCAAAATAGAAAAAGAATTAAATCCATATAAATTTATAAGATGCCATAAAAGTTTTATAGTAAATTTAAGATATGTTGAAAGTATAAAGCCTAATACTGCAATACTGGAAAGTGGAGAAGAGGTACCTATTAGTAGATATAGATATAAAGAAGTTAAGGAGAAATTTTTAAAATTTCTTGGTGATACAATATGCTAA
- a CDS encoding ATP-binding protein — protein sequence MLNFMTELLVVLSIFIQFSIMNGVLIYKKDSKKNEKIVFYIVLFLIYIIIQISRLFNGGNYFSNINYLFYILAFIAWGGYYNYFYKMGYIKYSIFFYLFSVYYKCLDAVIYRILFFAITGNVISSKESLLVPHLESIKIQIYSNLIIILIYLIFSFFRKSIKLISQDKRNYVYLLFALLVNTMNMLVNYVLKKLERFGSLHSEGYYFDNFVNPKLVGASSIFLILLFKEIIKENRLKSQAELIKNKLDMQYAHYLSIQESHMRVKKLYHDINNHIYCIDNLRNNSKEINEYVNNLKDEIKTFKYIYNTGNMILDIIINEKSEICLKKGIKFTCSINFSKVNFVKPIDVSSIFSNILDNAIEACDKIVDENVNKYIRIKGTITRSFFVLKCENSKLNQLTFNKNILLTNKMDKFVHGIGIQSIKSSLQKYNGELLFENSIDKFILNIYIPLDQDTDSWGD from the coding sequence ATGCTAAACTTTATGACTGAGCTATTAGTAGTTTTATCTATATTTATACAGTTTTCTATAATGAACGGAGTTTTAATTTATAAAAAGGATAGTAAAAAAAATGAAAAAATAGTATTCTATATTGTCTTGTTTCTTATTTATATTATAATTCAGATAAGTAGATTATTTAATGGAGGAAATTACTTTAGTAATATAAACTATTTATTTTATATATTAGCATTTATTGCTTGGGGAGGATACTATAATTATTTTTATAAGATGGGTTATATTAAGTATTCCATTTTCTTTTATCTATTTAGTGTATATTATAAATGTTTGGATGCTGTTATATATAGAATACTATTTTTTGCAATTACAGGTAATGTTATTTCATCTAAAGAATCTTTATTAGTACCTCACTTAGAATCTATAAAAATTCAGATATATAGTAATTTAATAATTATTCTTATATATCTTATATTTAGCTTTTTTAGAAAGTCTATAAAATTAATTAGCCAAGATAAGAGAAATTATGTATATTTATTATTTGCCTTATTAGTTAATACAATGAATATGCTTGTAAATTATGTATTAAAAAAATTAGAACGGTTTGGGTCATTACATTCAGAAGGATACTATTTTGATAATTTTGTTAATCCAAAATTGGTAGGAGCTAGTAGTATATTTCTTATACTATTGTTTAAAGAAATAATAAAAGAGAATAGATTAAAATCTCAAGCTGAATTAATAAAAAATAAGTTAGATATGCAATATGCGCATTATTTAAGTATTCAAGAATCTCATATGCGAGTTAAGAAACTATATCACGATATAAATAATCACATTTATTGTATAGACAACCTTAGAAACAATAGCAAAGAAATTAATGAATATGTTAACAATTTAAAAGATGAAATAAAAACATTTAAATATATCTATAATACAGGAAATATGATATTAGACATTATAATCAACGAAAAGAGTGAAATATGTTTAAAAAAAGGAATTAAATTTACTTGCTCTATAAATTTTTCAAAAGTAAATTTTGTAAAACCTATAGATGTGTCAAGCATATTTTCTAATATTTTGGATAATGCAATAGAAGCATGTGATAAAATAGTGGATGAAAATGTTAATAAATATATTAGAATTAAAGGAACTATAACAAGGTCATTTTTTGTACTTAAATGTGAAAATAGTAAACTAAATCAGCTTACTTTTAATAAAAATATATTGTTAACAAACAAAATGGATAAGTTCGTACATGGAATAGGTATTCAGAGTATTAAATCTTCTTTACAAAAATATAATGGAGAATTATTATTTGAAAATAGTATCGATAAATTTATACTAAATATATATATACCATTGGACCAAGATACTGACAGTTGGGGCGATTAA
- a CDS encoding glycyl radical protein — MSQTNRIEAFRQEYINSKPMICCERARIFTESHKKTEGEAICIRRAKAFLETCKELPIKIFENELIVGTAGKFRRTGILTPEFSWQWVDKEMDTFDKRTQDPYVISKEQIEFIRKEIFPYWKGKSLEEVFLARIPEDTAKILVDTGIIDNDSKWRQAVGEVTPDYQDILFVKGYKGIKEDADKKIKELDISVSENIEKIDFYKSVSIVAQGIMTLAQRYSNLAKEMSKQETDEKRKLELIKISEICMNVPANPPTNFYEAIQFVWFVQLGGILSENPLALNLGRFDQYMYPYYENDAREGKITESEAQELIEALWIKLSEWVWTISANTANYFAGYNQFQNLTVGGKKRNGTDGTNDISYMCLKATESVKTHQPGLSVRVSQGAPDNFVMAVAKLVKQGTGFPAIHSDSAGAQMLLQDGYDAEDARDWSNCGCVVPHFRKTGQWTSAVNINFAAALEYAMNEGKSRLTGEKMGLDTKNITEFTSFEELKDEFLKQLAYLVKSSVIGTTVAQQIHKEMVPRPFLSTCVDGCLDKGVDLSKGGAKYNIGPVLTGIGLGVVSNSLAAIKKLVFEDKVTTLEELTKALNNDWEGYEELRKLALDVPKYGNDNDYVDSLAIEVSDFYYTETRKYKDIFGSKFNSAFMGISNYVPTGKIVGATPCGRKATKPLTEGVSPFVGTDTTSPLAAMKSASKINHDVHTGGTLLNLRLNQDLVETERGLRNLTSMIKSYFALGGFHVQFNTISNDTLLKAQENPEEYKDLLVRVAGYSTQFVNLSREMQDAIIARNSHSNF; from the coding sequence ATGAGTCAAACTAATAGAATAGAAGCATTTAGACAAGAATATATTAATTCTAAACCTATGATATGTTGTGAAAGGGCTAGAATTTTTACAGAATCACATAAAAAAACTGAGGGAGAAGCTATCTGTATAAGAAGAGCTAAAGCTTTTTTGGAGACATGTAAAGAACTTCCTATAAAAATCTTTGAAAATGAATTAATAGTAGGTACAGCAGGAAAATTTAGAAGAACAGGGATATTGACACCAGAGTTTTCTTGGCAATGGGTAGACAAAGAAATGGATACTTTTGATAAAAGAACTCAAGACCCATATGTAATATCAAAAGAACAAATAGAATTTATAAGAAAAGAAATATTTCCATATTGGAAGGGAAAATCTTTGGAAGAAGTTTTCTTAGCAAGAATCCCAGAAGATACAGCTAAGATATTAGTAGATACAGGAATAATAGATAATGATTCTAAGTGGAGACAGGCAGTTGGTGAAGTAACACCAGATTATCAAGATATATTGTTTGTAAAAGGATATAAAGGGATTAAGGAAGATGCAGATAAAAAAATTAAAGAATTAGATATATCAGTTTCAGAAAATATTGAAAAGATAGATTTTTACAAATCTGTTTCTATAGTTGCACAGGGTATTATGACATTGGCACAAAGATATTCAAATCTTGCAAAAGAGATGAGTAAGCAAGAAACAGATGAAAAGAGAAAGTTAGAACTTATAAAAATTTCAGAGATATGTATGAATGTACCAGCAAACCCTCCAACTAATTTTTATGAAGCAATACAATTTGTATGGTTTGTTCAATTAGGTGGTATTCTATCAGAAAATCCATTGGCATTAAATTTAGGTAGATTTGACCAATATATGTATCCATATTATGAAAATGATGCTAGAGAAGGTAAAATAACTGAATCAGAAGCTCAAGAATTGATAGAAGCACTTTGGATTAAGTTATCAGAATGGGTATGGACTATATCAGCAAATACAGCAAATTACTTTGCAGGATATAATCAATTCCAAAATCTTACTGTTGGTGGTAAAAAGAGAAATGGTACTGATGGAACGAATGATATCTCATATATGTGTTTAAAGGCTACAGAAAGTGTAAAAACTCACCAACCAGGATTAAGTGTTAGAGTGAGTCAAGGAGCACCAGATAATTTCGTAATGGCAGTTGCTAAATTGGTAAAACAAGGAACTGGTTTCCCTGCTATACACAGCGATAGTGCAGGGGCACAAATGTTATTACAAGATGGATATGATGCAGAAGATGCTAGAGATTGGAGTAACTGTGGTTGTGTAGTTCCTCATTTTAGAAAAACAGGACAGTGGACTTCAGCCGTAAATATCAATTTTGCAGCAGCTTTAGAATATGCTATGAATGAAGGTAAGAGTAGATTAACTGGAGAAAAAATGGGGTTAGATACAAAAAATATCACAGAATTTACTTCTTTTGAAGAACTTAAGGATGAGTTTTTAAAGCAATTAGCATATCTTGTAAAAAGTTCTGTTATAGGAACTACTGTTGCTCAACAAATTCATAAAGAAATGGTACCAAGACCATTTTTATCTACTTGTGTAGATGGATGTTTGGATAAGGGAGTTGATTTAAGTAAAGGAGGAGCAAAATATAATATAGGTCCTGTATTAACTGGTATAGGGTTAGGTGTAGTTTCAAATTCATTGGCAGCTATAAAAAAATTAGTATTTGAGGATAAGGTGACTACGTTAGAAGAATTAACAAAAGCACTAAATAATGATTGGGAAGGTTATGAAGAATTAAGAAAACTTGCGTTGGATGTTCCTAAGTATGGAAATGATAATGATTATGTAGATTCATTAGCAATTGAAGTTTCTGATTTTTATTATACTGAAACTAGAAAATACAAGGATATTTTTGGCTCTAAATTTAATAGTGCATTTATGGGTATATCAAACTATGTACCAACTGGAAAAATAGTAGGTGCAACTCCTTGTGGAAGAAAAGCGACAAAACCTTTGACAGAGGGAGTTTCTCCATTTGTTGGTACTGATACAACAAGTCCACTAGCAGCAATGAAATCTGCATCAAAAATAAATCATGATGTTCATACTGGTGGAACACTTCTAAATTTAAGACTGAATCAAGATTTGGTGGAAACTGAAAGAGGACTTAGAAATCTAACATCTATGATTAAATCATATTTTGCTTTAGGAGGATTCCATGTACAATTTAATACGATATCAAATGATACTCTATTAAAAGCGCAAGAAAATCCAGAAGAATATAAAGATTTATTAGTGAGGGTTGCTGGATATAGTACTCAATTTGTTAATTTATCAAGAGAAATGCAAGATGCTATAATAGCTAGAAATTCACATAGCAATTTTTAA
- a CDS encoding glycyl-radical enzyme activating protein translates to MSKKGRVVKVQHFSVNDGDGIRTTIFLEGCKLKCKWCSNPDSWSNIVKLGVMKDKCVSCNRCIDVCPQNISSLFDRTQINNKCDLCGECIKVCLKDAICIMTEEMSVEEIVEEVEKDFIFFFESNGGITFSGGEPTLQIDFLRELVDIFYDKGINIAIETCGYFDWNKVNDVFEKIDHIFVDIKSMDDNIHKEYTGVSNKIILDNICRLSKLNKSMVIRVPIIYGVNDSEENIRNTALFVKQNVPGGKMELLPYHKFGIDKYKALGLEDYIYEFDEICNNHMLKLKEIVELTGVKIIEYK, encoded by the coding sequence ATGAGTAAAAAAGGTAGAGTTGTAAAAGTACAACATTTTTCAGTAAATGATGGAGATGGAATAAGGACTACTATATTTTTAGAAGGATGTAAATTAAAATGTAAGTGGTGTTCTAATCCAGATTCCTGGAGTAACATAGTAAAATTAGGTGTTATGAAAGATAAATGTGTATCCTGTAATAGATGTATAGATGTTTGTCCTCAAAATATAAGTTCACTATTTGATAGAACGCAAATAAATAATAAATGTGATTTATGTGGAGAGTGTATCAAGGTATGTCTTAAAGATGCCATTTGTATAATGACCGAAGAAATGAGTGTTGAAGAAATAGTAGAGGAAGTTGAAAAAGATTTTATATTTTTCTTTGAATCTAATGGAGGGATAACTTTTTCTGGAGGTGAACCTACACTTCAGATTGATTTTTTAAGAGAATTAGTTGATATTTTTTATGATAAAGGCATAAATATTGCAATTGAAACTTGTGGATATTTTGATTGGAATAAGGTAAATGATGTATTTGAGAAAATAGACCACATATTTGTAGATATAAAATCTATGGATGATAATATTCATAAAGAATATACAGGAGTAAGTAATAAAATTATATTAGATAATATATGTAGGCTTTCAAAGTTGAATAAATCTATGGTTATAAGAGTGCCAATTATTTATGGAGTAAATGATAGTGAAGAAAATATAAGAAATACTGCATTATTTGTTAAACAAAATGTTCCAGGAGGCAAGATGGAGTTACTTCCATATCATAAATTTGGAATCGATAAATATAAGGCATTAGGGCTTGAAGATTATATATATGAATTTGATGAAATTTGTAACAATCATATGTTAAAATTAAAAGAGATAGTAGAACTTACAGGAGTAAAAATCATAGAATACAAATAG
- a CDS encoding helix-turn-helix domain-containing protein, whose amino-acid sequence MDNKFPNVGENLRLLRQEMGISLDKASKMTGVSKAMLGQIERGESSPTVSTLWKISSGFKINFTTLLNENTNTYEVIKKEEVEPIVEQKGNMKLYPIYPFSPQRRFELFIIELEENCTHVSSTHSHVLEEYVLVIEGKLDLNVDGKTYILESGHSIRFDGTLEHIYKNLNKGKTIFHNIEVYR is encoded by the coding sequence ATGGATAATAAATTTCCTAATGTGGGAGAAAATTTAAGGTTATTGAGACAAGAAATGGGCATAAGTTTAGACAAAGCTTCAAAGATGACAGGTGTCAGTAAAGCAATGCTTGGACAGATTGAGAGAGGTGAATCAAGTCCGACAGTATCTACTTTATGGAAAATTTCATCTGGATTTAAAATAAATTTTACTACACTATTAAATGAAAATACAAATACCTATGAGGTTATAAAGAAAGAAGAAGTAGAGCCTATTGTTGAGCAAAAAGGGAACATGAAGTTATATCCAATATACCCTTTTAGCCCTCAAAGAAGGTTTGAACTTTTTATAATTGAGCTTGAGGAAAACTGTACTCATGTTTCATCTACACATAGTCATGTTTTAGAAGAGTATGTACTCGTAATAGAAGGTAAACTTGACCTTAATGTGGATGGGAAAACTTATATTTTAGAGTCTGGACATTCTATTAGGTTTGATGGAACTTTAGAGCATATATATAAAAATTTAAATAAAGGAAAAACTATATTTCACAATATAGAGGTTTATAGATAA
- a CDS encoding metallophosphoesterase — translation MIIKVSMTVLVLILLYILYKYETQHIETTEYTIFNKKIPKEFDNFKIVQVSDLHNKVFDKNNKVLIDKIESLNPDVIFITGDLVDGENKNFQVALDLIDNLVEKYEVYHIIGNHEQKSLIKKYKHLYKDYFKELYSKKIINMENESVRIYRGNSHLNLYGLIIPLECYPYLFANNKKLELSDNFVEDNLGKVNENEYNILLAHTPFFFEKYAKWGADLVLAGHVHGGIIRIPFVGGVLSPNREFFPKYDWGKYEKDNSTMILNKGLGGSKVLIRLNCKPEIVKITLKYEK, via the coding sequence ATGATTATAAAGGTTTCAATGACAGTATTAGTATTAATATTATTGTATATTCTGTATAAGTATGAAACTCAGCATATAGAAACGACAGAATATACTATTTTCAACAAAAAAATTCCAAAGGAATTTGATAACTTTAAAATAGTTCAAGTGAGTGATTTACATAATAAGGTGTTTGATAAAAATAATAAGGTATTGATAGATAAAATTGAATCATTAAACCCAGATGTTATATTTATAACAGGAGATTTAGTAGATGGAGAAAATAAAAATTTTCAAGTTGCATTAGATTTAATAGATAATTTGGTTGAAAAATATGAAGTATATCATATAATTGGAAATCATGAACAAAAATCTTTAATAAAAAAGTATAAACATCTATATAAGGATTATTTTAAGGAACTATATTCAAAGAAAATAATAAATATGGAAAATGAATCTGTAAGAATATATAGAGGTAATAGCCATCTTAATTTATATGGTTTAATTATACCATTGGAATGCTATCCATATTTATTTGCTAATAACAAAAAATTAGAACTAAGTGACAATTTTGTAGAAGACAATCTAGGTAAAGTTAATGAAAATGAATATAACATTCTTTTAGCACATACACCATTTTTCTTTGAAAAATATGCAAAATGGGGAGCAGATTTGGTTTTAGCAGGACATGTTCATGGAGGTATAATAAGAATACCTTTTGTTGGAGGTGTATTATCTCCAAATAGAGAGTTCTTTCCTAAGTATGACTGGGGAAAATATGAAAAAGATAATAGCACTATGATTTTAAATAAAGGCTTAGGAGGCTCAAAAGTTTTAATTAGGCTTAATTGTAAACCAGAGATAGTTAAGATTACATTGAAGTATGAGAAATAA